In Mycolicibacterium aubagnense, the DNA window TCGTCGACGACGTCATCTGGGGCTGCGTCATGCAGGCCGGTGAGCAGGCCCTCGACATCGCCCGCACCGCGGTGCTGACCGCCGGCTGGCCCGAGACCGTCCCCGGTGTCACCGTCGACCGCCAGTGCGGCTCCAGTCAGCAGTCGGTCCACTTCGCCGCCGCCGGCGTGGTCGCCGGCCACTACGACATCGTCGTCGCCGGTGGTGTCGAGTCGATGTCGCGCACGCCGATGGGATCGTCGCTCGCCAATGGTGGCCACCCCTACCCGGAGGCCTTCCGCGCCCGCTACGACCAGACGCCGAACCAGGGCACCGGCGCCGAGATGATGGCCGAGAAGTGGGGCCTGTCGCGCACCCAGCTCGACGAGTTCTCGCTGCGGTCGCACGAAAAGGCCGCTGCCGCACAGGATGCCGGCGCTTTCAAGGACCAGATCGTGGCCATCAAGGACCAGGACGGCAATATCGTCTCCGAAGACGGTGGCATCCGGCGCGGCGGCACCGTCGAGTCCATGGCCGCCATCAAGCCGGCCTTCAAGGAAGACGGTGTCATCCACGCCGGTAACTCCTCGCAGATCTCCGACGGCTCGGCCGCGCTGCTGATCATGTCCGCCGAGAAGGCAAAAGAGTTGGGGCTCAAGCCTCTTGCCCGTCTGCACACCGGCGTCCTCGCTGGCGCCGACCCGGTGATGATGCTGAGCGCCCCCATTCCCGCCACGCAGAAAGCGCTGGCCAAATCCGGCCTGAGCGTGAACGACATCGGCGTGTTCGAGGTCAACGAGGCCTTTGCGCCGGTCCCGATGGCCTGGCTCAAGGACATCGGCGCCGACGAGAACAAGCTGAACCCGAACGGCGGCGCCATCGCCCTCGGTCACCCGCTCGGCGGCTCGGGCGCCCGCATCATGACCACCCTGCTATACCACATGCGGGACAACGGAATTCAGTACGGCTTCCAGACCATGTGTGAGGGTGGCGGCCAGGCCAACGCGACCATCCTGGAGCTGTTGTGACTTTGGTTTCCGTCGAGCCCGGCGCGCTGTCGGAACGGCGCGGCAACGTCCTGTTGATCACGATTAACCGGCCGGAAGCACGTAATGCCGTCAACCAGGCCGTCAGCATCGGTGTCGGCGACGCGCTGCAGGCCGCCCAGGACGACCCCGAGATCCGGGCCGTGGTGATCACCGGCTCCGGCGACAAATCGTTCTGTGCCGGTGCGGATC includes these proteins:
- a CDS encoding thiolase family protein; translated protein: MAEAVIVEAVRSPIGKRNGALSGVHPAELSAQVLNGLVQRAGLDPALVDDVIWGCVMQAGEQALDIARTAVLTAGWPETVPGVTVDRQCGSSQQSVHFAAAGVVAGHYDIVVAGGVESMSRTPMGSSLANGGHPYPEAFRARYDQTPNQGTGAEMMAEKWGLSRTQLDEFSLRSHEKAAAAQDAGAFKDQIVAIKDQDGNIVSEDGGIRRGGTVESMAAIKPAFKEDGVIHAGNSSQISDGSAALLIMSAEKAKELGLKPLARLHTGVLAGADPVMMLSAPIPATQKALAKSGLSVNDIGVFEVNEAFAPVPMAWLKDIGADENKLNPNGGAIALGHPLGGSGARIMTTLLYHMRDNGIQYGFQTMCEGGGQANATILELL